A DNA window from Engystomops pustulosus chromosome 6, aEngPut4.maternal, whole genome shotgun sequence contains the following coding sequences:
- the FBF1 gene encoding fas-binding factor 1 isoform X2 encodes MASKNKSGFKDSIDDVLGDLLGDDDPSPPRPRKASSMTTTSTNRNRSTLLSSTAKKSLLDDDFFTQLAKEAAEESDVSDGDAQALLENLKDLDDMDAELFESRKPKSAPAKNSNQSVDGGLKNQDKALSAKRGSSAPESEKKPIDQGRPYKKFSFDDVNDSLDGILSDEDKGIAKKPIPLGSKSLPQQTPAKSSETAAVISTRPSPASQRKNDLNFEEDTDDFMDALGFGDHPEIHQKEKSSPARPARSKFDELLGRGTSAKLLERPATGEKKEFKLDPKYQKMPEKEDPLGDEDFGFGSYQPTMAFSPEGRPSRRSSVRFSAESNGSVKPDARSRSTTPVGRSPTKGEKSGADWLGLKDEDVPDLTPSNPLREPPRSSTVTPSSAGRPPSGTKTDSGLALQPKTPQIDSPATQQEDDEWLTSALSRKKAQKQEEQKVQKPNDVKETSAGSGPVASVSTIQQSDRGKTNKENSPVSGTPLPWEIGVKTPSTITPTTSRQKENPVSAPLAETAEVNRIQPAAVPSKIQEDKKESHGDVLHSKMLDLEAQVRKLQLEREQQNLLLETLQQRHKEDLDLIENAHRNRMKLLEDSAHQREERLRQENQELSAQYISRCKSAEQEKAELLAQYQKKLTDFQQEKDLEIERIRELQRLSVQEMCKDHEEQLQRLKRLKDQEIDAVTSASSHTRSLNGIIEQMESFSHKLGDLSVRVESTQVNTSQELELGARQREGQLRALQDRLTRQQKDMEDERNNLRVIITNMETRLSEQSRLLEQERWRVSAEQAKVQSLQRSLEEEKRIMTQQMAMERDELERAKSALLSEHQSVMTRCEDERKKLAAEWSEFHTQQKLSKERAEKDVSRALMAESQRESAIINLAKEQAELKVQFSELRNREQQLTLDREALEKERQELRLEKDRLNASALRVRQRAEEVESMSKLASQRYEDGEKALAEAKKVESGHQERLRTIQGQLEYLRQREEHLHQECINLAHQRRQLEQLRHGLPTASLLLPNRDPEPPQIHPLSASLPVNGLSFAAPSVAASSSGIKQDKTAPKSELHAMLAVYKVQAKQDWDYIENEKLYLEALKKSSPYSMST; translated from the exons ATG GCTTCCAAAAATAAATCTGGATTTAAAG ATTCTATTGATGATGTCCTTGGAGACCTTCTTGGTGATGACG ATCCATCTCCACCAAGGCCACGCAAAGCATCCTCCATGACAACGACATCTACCAATAGAAATCGGTCTACTCTTTTATCCAGCACTGCCAAAAA GTCACTGCTTGATGATGACTTCTTCACTCAACTTGCCAAAGAGGCTGCGGAG GAGTCTGATGTCTCTGATGGTGACGCACAGGCTCTGCTCGAGAACCTGAAG GACCTGGATGACATGGATGCAGAGTTATTTGAATCCCGAAAGCCAAAATCTGCCCCTGCCAAGAATTCAAATCAATCCGTAGATGGTGGCCTGAAGAATCAAGACAAGGCATTAAGTGCCAAAAGAG GGTCATCAGCACCTGAAAGTGAGAAGAAGCCGATTGACCAGGGCCGACCTTACAAGAAATTCTCATTTGATG ATGTAAATGATTCTCTTGATGGCATCTTGTCTGATGAAGATAAGGGAATTGCTAAGAAGCCAATTCCTTTGGGCTCCAAATCTTTGCCACAACAGACCCCTGCGAAGAGCAGTG AGACGGCGGCTGTCATCTCAACAAGACCTTCCCCGGCGTCTCAGAGGAAGAACGATCTGAACTTTGAGGAGGACACTGATGACTTTATGGATGCTCTGGGATTTGGAGACCATCCTGAAATCCACCAGAAAGAGAAGAG CTCCCCAGCACGACCAGCACGTTCCAAATTTGATGAGCTTCTCGGGAGGGGAACTTCTGCAAAACTGTTGGAGCGACCAGCAACCGGGGAAAAGAAAGAATTCAAACTGGATCCCAAGTACCAGAAAATGCCAG AAAAGGAGGATCCATTAGGAGATGAAGACTTTGGTTTTGGCTCCTACCAGCCCACTATGGCATTCAGCCCAGAAGGTCGACCATCTCGGCGATCATCAGTCAG ATTCTCTGCAGAAAGTAATGGAAGCGTGAAACCAGATGCCAGGTCTCGTTCCACCACCCCAGTGGGCCGAAGCCCAACGAAAGGAGAGAAGAGTGGAGCTGATTGGTTGGGACTCAAAGATGAAGATGTCCCTGATCTAACGCCTTCCAACCCTTTAAGAGAGCCTCCTCGATCCTCCACTGTCACTCCTAGCTCTGCTGGACGGCCCCCTTCGGGTACAAAAACAGACTCTGGCTTGGCCCTTCAACCAAAAACCCCCCAGATTGACTCCCCAGCCACGCAACAAGAGGATGATGAGTGGTTGACTTCTGCATTGTCTCGGAAGAAAGCTCAAAAACAGGAAGAACAGAAAGTCCAGAAACCGAATGATGTAAAAGAGACCTCTGCAGGCAG CGGTCCTGTAGCGTCAGTGAGCACAATCCAACAATCGGACCGGGGTAAGACCAATAAGGAGAACTCGCCAGTATCTGG AACTCCTTTACCCTGGGAAATTGGGGTAAAAACACCTTCTACCATTACTCCCACAACTTCCAGACAAAAGGAAAACCCGGTGTCAG cccCTTTAGCAGAGACTGCAGAAGTGAACAGAATTCAG CCAGCTGCTGTTCCATCCAAGATCCAGGAGGACAAGAAAGAATCTCATGGTGATGTCTTACACAGCAAGATGCTAGATCTTGAGGCTCAG GTACGAAAACTTCAGCTGGAGCGTGAACAGCAAAACCTGCTATTGGAGACATTACAACAGAGGCACAAAGAAGATCTTGATCTTATAGAGAATGCGCACAG AAACCGTATGAAGTTACTGGAAGATTCTGCCCATCAGAGAGAGGAACGTCTACGGCAGGAGAACCAGGAGCTTTCTGCCCAGTACATCTCCCGCTGTAAGAGCGCCGAGCAGGAGAAAGCAGAGCTGCTGGCTCAGTATCAGAAGAAACTCACAGACTTCCAGCAAGAGAAGGACCTGGAAATAGAAAGGATCCGAGAACTACAGAG GTTATCCGTCCAGGAAATGTGCAAGGACCACGAGGAACAGCTGCAGCGGCTCAAACGCCTGAAAGATCAGGAAATAGATGCAGTGACCAGCGCCTCCTCACATACAAG gtctTTAAATGGAATCATTGAGCAGATGGAGTCGTTCTCTCATAAGCTCGGTGATCTGTCCGTCAGAGTGGAGAGCACCCAAGTAAACACATCGCAGGAGTTAGAACTTGGAGCACGTCAGAGAGAAGGGCAGCTAAGAG CATTACAGGATCGCCTGACACGGCAGCAGAAGGATATGGAGGATGAAAGGAACAATCTGCGAGTCATAATAACGAATATGGAGACCCGGCTAAGTGAGCAGAGTCGTCTTCTGGAACAG GAACGTTGGAGAGTGTCTGCAGAACAGGCGAAGGTGCAGTCTCTACAGCGCTCCCTAGAGGAAGAGAAGAGAATCATGACCCAACAAATGGCTATGGAGAGAGACGAATTGGAAAGAGCCAAG AGCGCTCTGTTGTCTGAACATCAGTCGGTCATGACTCGCTGTGAGGACGAGCGGAAGAAACTCGCTGCGGAGTGGTCCGAATTTCACACCCAGCAGAAACTGAGCAAGGAGCGGGCAGAGAAAGATGTCAGCAGAGCCCTGATGGCCGAGTCCCAGAGAGAAAGCGCCATCATCAATCTGGCTAAG GAACAGGCAGAGCTGAAGGTGCAGTTTAGTGAGCTCCGGAACCGAGAGCAGCAGCTGACACTGGACAGGGAGGCGCTGGAGAAAGAGAGGCAGGAGCTGAGGTTGGAGAAAGACCGGCTCAACGCCTCGGCCCTCCGCGTCCGACAACGAGCTGAAGAAGTGGAGAGTATGAGCAAG TTGGCCTCTCAGCGATACGAAGATGGGGAAAAGGCTTTAGCCGAGGCCAAGAAAGTAGAGTCCGGACACCAGGAAAGACTGAGAACAATTCAAGGACAACTGGAATATCTGAGACAACGGGAGGAACATCTTCACCAG GAGTGTATAAATCTGGCGCATCAGAGGAGGCAACTAGAGCAACTCCGGCATGGCCTCCCCACCGCGTCCCTGCTGCTTCCTAACAGAGACCCGGAGCCTCCACAGATACATCCGCTGTCTGCATCCCTCCCTGTCAACG GTTTGTCCTTCGCTGCTCCCAGTGTTGCAGCTTCCAGTTCAGGAATCAAGCAAGACAAAACGGCTCCAAAGTCAGAGCTGCACGCCATGCTGGCTGTATATAAAGTCCAAGCAAAGCAG GACTGGGACTACATAGAAAATGAGAAACTTTATCTGGAAGCCTTGAAGAAGTCTTCTCCATACTCCATGAGTACATGA
- the FBF1 gene encoding fas-binding factor 1 isoform X1, translating into MASKNKSGFKDSIDDVLGDLLGDDDPSPPRPRKASSMTTTSTNRNRSTLLSSTAKKSLLDDDFFTQLAKEAAEESDVSDGDAQALLENLKDLDDMDAELFESRKPKSAPAKNSNQSVDGGLKNQDKALSAKRGSSAPESEKKPIDQGRPYKKFSFDEDAQDLDTALCNADVNDSLDGILSDEDKGIAKKPIPLGSKSLPQQTPAKSSETAAVISTRPSPASQRKNDLNFEEDTDDFMDALGFGDHPEIHQKEKSSPARPARSKFDELLGRGTSAKLLERPATGEKKEFKLDPKYQKMPEKEDPLGDEDFGFGSYQPTMAFSPEGRPSRRSSVRFSAESNGSVKPDARSRSTTPVGRSPTKGEKSGADWLGLKDEDVPDLTPSNPLREPPRSSTVTPSSAGRPPSGTKTDSGLALQPKTPQIDSPATQQEDDEWLTSALSRKKAQKQEEQKVQKPNDVKETSAGSGPVASVSTIQQSDRGKTNKENSPVSGTPLPWEIGVKTPSTITPTTSRQKENPVSAPLAETAEVNRIQPAAVPSKIQEDKKESHGDVLHSKMLDLEAQVRKLQLEREQQNLLLETLQQRHKEDLDLIENAHRNRMKLLEDSAHQREERLRQENQELSAQYISRCKSAEQEKAELLAQYQKKLTDFQQEKDLEIERIRELQRLSVQEMCKDHEEQLQRLKRLKDQEIDAVTSASSHTRSLNGIIEQMESFSHKLGDLSVRVESTQVNTSQELELGARQREGQLRALQDRLTRQQKDMEDERNNLRVIITNMETRLSEQSRLLEQERWRVSAEQAKVQSLQRSLEEEKRIMTQQMAMERDELERAKSALLSEHQSVMTRCEDERKKLAAEWSEFHTQQKLSKERAEKDVSRALMAESQRESAIINLAKEQAELKVQFSELRNREQQLTLDREALEKERQELRLEKDRLNASALRVRQRAEEVESMSKLASQRYEDGEKALAEAKKVESGHQERLRTIQGQLEYLRQREEHLHQECINLAHQRRQLEQLRHGLPTASLLLPNRDPEPPQIHPLSASLPVNGLSFAAPSVAASSSGIKQDKTAPKSELHAMLAVYKVQAKQDWDYIENEKLYLEALKKSSPYSMST; encoded by the exons ATG GCTTCCAAAAATAAATCTGGATTTAAAG ATTCTATTGATGATGTCCTTGGAGACCTTCTTGGTGATGACG ATCCATCTCCACCAAGGCCACGCAAAGCATCCTCCATGACAACGACATCTACCAATAGAAATCGGTCTACTCTTTTATCCAGCACTGCCAAAAA GTCACTGCTTGATGATGACTTCTTCACTCAACTTGCCAAAGAGGCTGCGGAG GAGTCTGATGTCTCTGATGGTGACGCACAGGCTCTGCTCGAGAACCTGAAG GACCTGGATGACATGGATGCAGAGTTATTTGAATCCCGAAAGCCAAAATCTGCCCCTGCCAAGAATTCAAATCAATCCGTAGATGGTGGCCTGAAGAATCAAGACAAGGCATTAAGTGCCAAAAGAG GGTCATCAGCACCTGAAAGTGAGAAGAAGCCGATTGACCAGGGCCGACCTTACAAGAAATTCTCATTTGATG AAGATGCTCAGGACTTAGATACAGCATTATGTAATGCAG ATGTAAATGATTCTCTTGATGGCATCTTGTCTGATGAAGATAAGGGAATTGCTAAGAAGCCAATTCCTTTGGGCTCCAAATCTTTGCCACAACAGACCCCTGCGAAGAGCAGTG AGACGGCGGCTGTCATCTCAACAAGACCTTCCCCGGCGTCTCAGAGGAAGAACGATCTGAACTTTGAGGAGGACACTGATGACTTTATGGATGCTCTGGGATTTGGAGACCATCCTGAAATCCACCAGAAAGAGAAGAG CTCCCCAGCACGACCAGCACGTTCCAAATTTGATGAGCTTCTCGGGAGGGGAACTTCTGCAAAACTGTTGGAGCGACCAGCAACCGGGGAAAAGAAAGAATTCAAACTGGATCCCAAGTACCAGAAAATGCCAG AAAAGGAGGATCCATTAGGAGATGAAGACTTTGGTTTTGGCTCCTACCAGCCCACTATGGCATTCAGCCCAGAAGGTCGACCATCTCGGCGATCATCAGTCAG ATTCTCTGCAGAAAGTAATGGAAGCGTGAAACCAGATGCCAGGTCTCGTTCCACCACCCCAGTGGGCCGAAGCCCAACGAAAGGAGAGAAGAGTGGAGCTGATTGGTTGGGACTCAAAGATGAAGATGTCCCTGATCTAACGCCTTCCAACCCTTTAAGAGAGCCTCCTCGATCCTCCACTGTCACTCCTAGCTCTGCTGGACGGCCCCCTTCGGGTACAAAAACAGACTCTGGCTTGGCCCTTCAACCAAAAACCCCCCAGATTGACTCCCCAGCCACGCAACAAGAGGATGATGAGTGGTTGACTTCTGCATTGTCTCGGAAGAAAGCTCAAAAACAGGAAGAACAGAAAGTCCAGAAACCGAATGATGTAAAAGAGACCTCTGCAGGCAG CGGTCCTGTAGCGTCAGTGAGCACAATCCAACAATCGGACCGGGGTAAGACCAATAAGGAGAACTCGCCAGTATCTGG AACTCCTTTACCCTGGGAAATTGGGGTAAAAACACCTTCTACCATTACTCCCACAACTTCCAGACAAAAGGAAAACCCGGTGTCAG cccCTTTAGCAGAGACTGCAGAAGTGAACAGAATTCAG CCAGCTGCTGTTCCATCCAAGATCCAGGAGGACAAGAAAGAATCTCATGGTGATGTCTTACACAGCAAGATGCTAGATCTTGAGGCTCAG GTACGAAAACTTCAGCTGGAGCGTGAACAGCAAAACCTGCTATTGGAGACATTACAACAGAGGCACAAAGAAGATCTTGATCTTATAGAGAATGCGCACAG AAACCGTATGAAGTTACTGGAAGATTCTGCCCATCAGAGAGAGGAACGTCTACGGCAGGAGAACCAGGAGCTTTCTGCCCAGTACATCTCCCGCTGTAAGAGCGCCGAGCAGGAGAAAGCAGAGCTGCTGGCTCAGTATCAGAAGAAACTCACAGACTTCCAGCAAGAGAAGGACCTGGAAATAGAAAGGATCCGAGAACTACAGAG GTTATCCGTCCAGGAAATGTGCAAGGACCACGAGGAACAGCTGCAGCGGCTCAAACGCCTGAAAGATCAGGAAATAGATGCAGTGACCAGCGCCTCCTCACATACAAG gtctTTAAATGGAATCATTGAGCAGATGGAGTCGTTCTCTCATAAGCTCGGTGATCTGTCCGTCAGAGTGGAGAGCACCCAAGTAAACACATCGCAGGAGTTAGAACTTGGAGCACGTCAGAGAGAAGGGCAGCTAAGAG CATTACAGGATCGCCTGACACGGCAGCAGAAGGATATGGAGGATGAAAGGAACAATCTGCGAGTCATAATAACGAATATGGAGACCCGGCTAAGTGAGCAGAGTCGTCTTCTGGAACAG GAACGTTGGAGAGTGTCTGCAGAACAGGCGAAGGTGCAGTCTCTACAGCGCTCCCTAGAGGAAGAGAAGAGAATCATGACCCAACAAATGGCTATGGAGAGAGACGAATTGGAAAGAGCCAAG AGCGCTCTGTTGTCTGAACATCAGTCGGTCATGACTCGCTGTGAGGACGAGCGGAAGAAACTCGCTGCGGAGTGGTCCGAATTTCACACCCAGCAGAAACTGAGCAAGGAGCGGGCAGAGAAAGATGTCAGCAGAGCCCTGATGGCCGAGTCCCAGAGAGAAAGCGCCATCATCAATCTGGCTAAG GAACAGGCAGAGCTGAAGGTGCAGTTTAGTGAGCTCCGGAACCGAGAGCAGCAGCTGACACTGGACAGGGAGGCGCTGGAGAAAGAGAGGCAGGAGCTGAGGTTGGAGAAAGACCGGCTCAACGCCTCGGCCCTCCGCGTCCGACAACGAGCTGAAGAAGTGGAGAGTATGAGCAAG TTGGCCTCTCAGCGATACGAAGATGGGGAAAAGGCTTTAGCCGAGGCCAAGAAAGTAGAGTCCGGACACCAGGAAAGACTGAGAACAATTCAAGGACAACTGGAATATCTGAGACAACGGGAGGAACATCTTCACCAG GAGTGTATAAATCTGGCGCATCAGAGGAGGCAACTAGAGCAACTCCGGCATGGCCTCCCCACCGCGTCCCTGCTGCTTCCTAACAGAGACCCGGAGCCTCCACAGATACATCCGCTGTCTGCATCCCTCCCTGTCAACG GTTTGTCCTTCGCTGCTCCCAGTGTTGCAGCTTCCAGTTCAGGAATCAAGCAAGACAAAACGGCTCCAAAGTCAGAGCTGCACGCCATGCTGGCTGTATATAAAGTCCAAGCAAAGCAG GACTGGGACTACATAGAAAATGAGAAACTTTATCTGGAAGCCTTGAAGAAGTCTTCTCCATACTCCATGAGTACATGA
- the FBF1 gene encoding fas-binding factor 1 isoform X4 — protein sequence MASKNKSGFKDSIDDVLGDLLGDDDPSPPRPRKASSMTTTSTNRNRSTLLSSTAKKSLLDDDFFTQLAKEAAEESDVSDGDAQALLENLKDLDDMDAELFESRKPKSAPAKNSNQSVDGGLKNQDKALSAKRGSSAPESEKKPIDQGRPYKKFSFDETAAVISTRPSPASQRKNDLNFEEDTDDFMDALGFGDHPEIHQKEKSSPARPARSKFDELLGRGTSAKLLERPATGEKKEFKLDPKYQKMPEKEDPLGDEDFGFGSYQPTMAFSPEGRPSRRSSVRFSAESNGSVKPDARSRSTTPVGRSPTKGEKSGADWLGLKDEDVPDLTPSNPLREPPRSSTVTPSSAGRPPSGTKTDSGLALQPKTPQIDSPATQQEDDEWLTSALSRKKAQKQEEQKVQKPNDVKETSAGSGPVASVSTIQQSDRGKTNKENSPVSGTPLPWEIGVKTPSTITPTTSRQKENPVSAPLAETAEVNRIQPAAVPSKIQEDKKESHGDVLHSKMLDLEAQVRKLQLEREQQNLLLETLQQRHKEDLDLIENAHRNRMKLLEDSAHQREERLRQENQELSAQYISRCKSAEQEKAELLAQYQKKLTDFQQEKDLEIERIRELQRLSVQEMCKDHEEQLQRLKRLKDQEIDAVTSASSHTRSLNGIIEQMESFSHKLGDLSVRVESTQVNTSQELELGARQREGQLRALQDRLTRQQKDMEDERNNLRVIITNMETRLSEQSRLLEQERWRVSAEQAKVQSLQRSLEEEKRIMTQQMAMERDELERAKSALLSEHQSVMTRCEDERKKLAAEWSEFHTQQKLSKERAEKDVSRALMAESQRESAIINLAKEQAELKVQFSELRNREQQLTLDREALEKERQELRLEKDRLNASALRVRQRAEEVESMSKLASQRYEDGEKALAEAKKVESGHQERLRTIQGQLEYLRQREEHLHQECINLAHQRRQLEQLRHGLPTASLLLPNRDPEPPQIHPLSASLPVNGLSFAAPSVAASSSGIKQDKTAPKSELHAMLAVYKVQAKQDWDYIENEKLYLEALKKSSPYSMST from the exons ATG GCTTCCAAAAATAAATCTGGATTTAAAG ATTCTATTGATGATGTCCTTGGAGACCTTCTTGGTGATGACG ATCCATCTCCACCAAGGCCACGCAAAGCATCCTCCATGACAACGACATCTACCAATAGAAATCGGTCTACTCTTTTATCCAGCACTGCCAAAAA GTCACTGCTTGATGATGACTTCTTCACTCAACTTGCCAAAGAGGCTGCGGAG GAGTCTGATGTCTCTGATGGTGACGCACAGGCTCTGCTCGAGAACCTGAAG GACCTGGATGACATGGATGCAGAGTTATTTGAATCCCGAAAGCCAAAATCTGCCCCTGCCAAGAATTCAAATCAATCCGTAGATGGTGGCCTGAAGAATCAAGACAAGGCATTAAGTGCCAAAAGAG GGTCATCAGCACCTGAAAGTGAGAAGAAGCCGATTGACCAGGGCCGACCTTACAAGAAATTCTCATTTGATG AGACGGCGGCTGTCATCTCAACAAGACCTTCCCCGGCGTCTCAGAGGAAGAACGATCTGAACTTTGAGGAGGACACTGATGACTTTATGGATGCTCTGGGATTTGGAGACCATCCTGAAATCCACCAGAAAGAGAAGAG CTCCCCAGCACGACCAGCACGTTCCAAATTTGATGAGCTTCTCGGGAGGGGAACTTCTGCAAAACTGTTGGAGCGACCAGCAACCGGGGAAAAGAAAGAATTCAAACTGGATCCCAAGTACCAGAAAATGCCAG AAAAGGAGGATCCATTAGGAGATGAAGACTTTGGTTTTGGCTCCTACCAGCCCACTATGGCATTCAGCCCAGAAGGTCGACCATCTCGGCGATCATCAGTCAG ATTCTCTGCAGAAAGTAATGGAAGCGTGAAACCAGATGCCAGGTCTCGTTCCACCACCCCAGTGGGCCGAAGCCCAACGAAAGGAGAGAAGAGTGGAGCTGATTGGTTGGGACTCAAAGATGAAGATGTCCCTGATCTAACGCCTTCCAACCCTTTAAGAGAGCCTCCTCGATCCTCCACTGTCACTCCTAGCTCTGCTGGACGGCCCCCTTCGGGTACAAAAACAGACTCTGGCTTGGCCCTTCAACCAAAAACCCCCCAGATTGACTCCCCAGCCACGCAACAAGAGGATGATGAGTGGTTGACTTCTGCATTGTCTCGGAAGAAAGCTCAAAAACAGGAAGAACAGAAAGTCCAGAAACCGAATGATGTAAAAGAGACCTCTGCAGGCAG CGGTCCTGTAGCGTCAGTGAGCACAATCCAACAATCGGACCGGGGTAAGACCAATAAGGAGAACTCGCCAGTATCTGG AACTCCTTTACCCTGGGAAATTGGGGTAAAAACACCTTCTACCATTACTCCCACAACTTCCAGACAAAAGGAAAACCCGGTGTCAG cccCTTTAGCAGAGACTGCAGAAGTGAACAGAATTCAG CCAGCTGCTGTTCCATCCAAGATCCAGGAGGACAAGAAAGAATCTCATGGTGATGTCTTACACAGCAAGATGCTAGATCTTGAGGCTCAG GTACGAAAACTTCAGCTGGAGCGTGAACAGCAAAACCTGCTATTGGAGACATTACAACAGAGGCACAAAGAAGATCTTGATCTTATAGAGAATGCGCACAG AAACCGTATGAAGTTACTGGAAGATTCTGCCCATCAGAGAGAGGAACGTCTACGGCAGGAGAACCAGGAGCTTTCTGCCCAGTACATCTCCCGCTGTAAGAGCGCCGAGCAGGAGAAAGCAGAGCTGCTGGCTCAGTATCAGAAGAAACTCACAGACTTCCAGCAAGAGAAGGACCTGGAAATAGAAAGGATCCGAGAACTACAGAG GTTATCCGTCCAGGAAATGTGCAAGGACCACGAGGAACAGCTGCAGCGGCTCAAACGCCTGAAAGATCAGGAAATAGATGCAGTGACCAGCGCCTCCTCACATACAAG gtctTTAAATGGAATCATTGAGCAGATGGAGTCGTTCTCTCATAAGCTCGGTGATCTGTCCGTCAGAGTGGAGAGCACCCAAGTAAACACATCGCAGGAGTTAGAACTTGGAGCACGTCAGAGAGAAGGGCAGCTAAGAG CATTACAGGATCGCCTGACACGGCAGCAGAAGGATATGGAGGATGAAAGGAACAATCTGCGAGTCATAATAACGAATATGGAGACCCGGCTAAGTGAGCAGAGTCGTCTTCTGGAACAG GAACGTTGGAGAGTGTCTGCAGAACAGGCGAAGGTGCAGTCTCTACAGCGCTCCCTAGAGGAAGAGAAGAGAATCATGACCCAACAAATGGCTATGGAGAGAGACGAATTGGAAAGAGCCAAG AGCGCTCTGTTGTCTGAACATCAGTCGGTCATGACTCGCTGTGAGGACGAGCGGAAGAAACTCGCTGCGGAGTGGTCCGAATTTCACACCCAGCAGAAACTGAGCAAGGAGCGGGCAGAGAAAGATGTCAGCAGAGCCCTGATGGCCGAGTCCCAGAGAGAAAGCGCCATCATCAATCTGGCTAAG GAACAGGCAGAGCTGAAGGTGCAGTTTAGTGAGCTCCGGAACCGAGAGCAGCAGCTGACACTGGACAGGGAGGCGCTGGAGAAAGAGAGGCAGGAGCTGAGGTTGGAGAAAGACCGGCTCAACGCCTCGGCCCTCCGCGTCCGACAACGAGCTGAAGAAGTGGAGAGTATGAGCAAG TTGGCCTCTCAGCGATACGAAGATGGGGAAAAGGCTTTAGCCGAGGCCAAGAAAGTAGAGTCCGGACACCAGGAAAGACTGAGAACAATTCAAGGACAACTGGAATATCTGAGACAACGGGAGGAACATCTTCACCAG GAGTGTATAAATCTGGCGCATCAGAGGAGGCAACTAGAGCAACTCCGGCATGGCCTCCCCACCGCGTCCCTGCTGCTTCCTAACAGAGACCCGGAGCCTCCACAGATACATCCGCTGTCTGCATCCCTCCCTGTCAACG GTTTGTCCTTCGCTGCTCCCAGTGTTGCAGCTTCCAGTTCAGGAATCAAGCAAGACAAAACGGCTCCAAAGTCAGAGCTGCACGCCATGCTGGCTGTATATAAAGTCCAAGCAAAGCAG GACTGGGACTACATAGAAAATGAGAAACTTTATCTGGAAGCCTTGAAGAAGTCTTCTCCATACTCCATGAGTACATGA